One Methanobrevibacter wolinii SH DNA segment encodes these proteins:
- a CDS encoding peptidylprolyl isomerase — protein sequence MAIENGDFVKVNFTGKIEETGDVFDTTYEDIAKEAGIDDQNKEYTPIPIVVGGKHLLPAIDEAIVGMEPGDEKEVKVDPEHGFGERDSSLITLIPMREFKKQNMKPFPGMRIQAEGQTGKVLTVSGGRVKVDFNHELAGKHLVYDVKVEDVIDNDEDKVKSMVQLHYAYPNMDIDKTEVNFDDDTVSIKLDEITRFDQKSYMDVTLQRFRIAKDLWDNMDVSKVQFVDTFEKKDTESNEDEESEE from the coding sequence ATGGCAATAGAAAACGGTGATTTTGTTAAAGTTAATTTTACTGGTAAAATTGAAGAAACTGGTGATGTTTTTGATACTACTTATGAAGATATAGCTAAAGAAGCAGGTATTGATGATCAAAATAAAGAATATACTCCAATTCCAATAGTTGTCGGTGGAAAACATTTACTTCCTGCTATTGATGAAGCTATTGTTGGTATGGAACCTGGAGATGAAAAAGAAGTTAAAGTAGATCCAGAACATGGTTTTGGTGAAAGAGATTCTAGTTTAATAACTTTAATTCCTATGAGAGAATTTAAAAAACAAAACATGAAACCTTTCCCTGGAATGAGAATTCAAGCTGAAGGTCAAACTGGTAAAGTTTTAACAGTTAGTGGTGGAAGAGTAAAAGTAGATTTTAACCATGAATTAGCAGGTAAACATTTAGTTTATGATGTAAAAGTTGAAGATGTAATTGATAATGATGAAGATAAAGTAAAAAGTATGGTTCAATTACATTATGCTTATCCTAATATGGATATTGATAAAACTGAAGTTAACTTTGATGATGATACTGTAAGTATTAAATTAGATGAAATCACTAGATTCGATCAAAAATCTTATATGGATGTTACCCTTCAAAGATTTAGAATAGCTAAAGATCTTTGGGATAATATGGATGTAAGTAAAGTTCAATTTGTTGATACTTTTGAGAAAAAAGATACTGAATCAAATGAAGATGAAGAATCTGAAGAATAG
- a CDS encoding KEOPS complex subunit Pcc1 translates to MKIKSNMKIKYKDKNSAEISYKTLKVDNESFIESKLNENIVEFDINSDSLGSFLNTVDDLIASEIVVEKIIDTSLSKK, encoded by the coding sequence ATGAAAATTAAATCAAATATGAAAATTAAATATAAAGATAAGAACTCTGCAGAAATATCTTACAAAACATTAAAAGTAGATAATGAAAGTTTTATTGAATCAAAACTTAATGAAAATATAGTTGAATTTGATATAAATAGTGATTCTTTAGGAAGTTTCTTAAATACTGTTGATGATTTAATTGCATCTGAAATAGTAGTAGAAAAAATAATAGATACATCATTATCTAAAAAATAA
- the rplJ gene encoding 50S ribosomal protein L16, whose translation MVRAYTRRDYIRKIPNSRIVQFDMGNLSGDFPIKVSLVSKENVEITHNSLEAARIASNRLMQLKAGRFGYHLKVRPYPHQIVRENPMATGAGADRVQSGMRNAFGKAVSVSAIVKRGQKLITIDCNKANFNDAKLALKRASMKLPTTTRIVVDKGQELVL comes from the coding sequence ATGGTTCGTGCTTATACAAGAAGAGATTATATTAGAAAAATACCTAATTCAAGAATTGTACAATTCGATATGGGTAATTTAAGTGGGGATTTCCCTATTAAAGTAAGTTTAGTTTCAAAAGAAAATGTTGAGATTACTCACAATTCTTTAGAAGCAGCTAGGATTGCATCTAACAGATTAATGCAATTAAAAGCTGGTAGATTTGGTTACCATTTGAAAGTTAGACCATACCCACATCAAATTGTAAGAGAAAATCCTATGGCAACTGGTGCAGGTGCAGATAGGGTACAAAGTGGTATGAGAAATGCTTTTGGTAAAGCTGTAAGTGTATCTGCTATTGTTAAACGTGGTCAAAAATTAATTACTATTGACTGTAACAAAGCAAACTTCAATGATGCTAAATTAGCATTAAAAAGAGCATCAATGAAATTACCTACTACTACTAGAATTGTTGTAGATAAAGGTCAAGAATTAGTTTTATAA